A genome region from Clostridium sp. JN-9 includes the following:
- a CDS encoding AI-2E family transporter yields the protein MIDKIKSKMNKKYATISAYVIVTALIIFVLARATFEIEGVFKAITSVLKRIGKMLTPVFIGIIIAYIINPFVAYIEKLLRKVKFLKFKNEKKYRSIAVFVCIIVLALVIFLLFGIFIFSITKQFSSVKFDKVITAISSYINSFSESFRNLEEKLKALNIESKALEQYTAQFSDTITNLLKNFANNLPANTMNISGYITNFAFGLIIAVYLLLDKDYFIKYGNIFLKAMFSDKTTRKIKGYLHDLDSIVSGYIRGTLLDALCMCVILSLVLSIIGIKFGILIGILAGLCNLIPYFGPIVAFAGTIIFGLLNAQYSQVIIAVIVLSIVQQIDGNIIEPKLVGSNVSLKPVFILIALLIGADIAGVLGMILAVPVAAVVKLILTRVIETRLKKKEMET from the coding sequence ATGATTGATAAAATTAAGTCTAAAATGAATAAAAAATATGCCACCATATCTGCTTATGTAATAGTTACTGCATTAATAATTTTTGTATTGGCAAGGGCTACCTTTGAAATTGAAGGCGTTTTTAAAGCAATAACTTCAGTGCTTAAACGTATAGGAAAAATGCTGACTCCAGTATTTATTGGAATTATAATTGCATATATTATTAATCCCTTTGTTGCTTATATAGAAAAACTGCTTAGAAAAGTAAAGTTTTTAAAATTTAAAAATGAGAAAAAATATAGAAGTATTGCTGTTTTTGTTTGTATTATTGTTTTAGCACTAGTTATATTTTTATTATTTGGGATTTTTATTTTTAGTATTACAAAGCAATTTTCCAGCGTAAAGTTTGATAAAGTCATTACTGCAATTTCAAGTTACATAAATAGTTTTTCTGAATCTTTTAGAAATCTGGAAGAAAAGCTAAAAGCTCTTAATATTGAATCCAAGGCATTAGAACAGTATACTGCACAATTTTCTGATACCATTACCAATTTGTTAAAGAATTTTGCCAACAATCTGCCAGCTAATACAATGAATATTTCTGGATATATTACAAATTTTGCTTTTGGATTAATTATTGCAGTTTATCTTTTATTGGACAAAGATTACTTTATTAAATATGGAAACATTTTTCTAAAAGCTATGTTTTCAGATAAAACTACAAGAAAAATAAAAGGTTACTTACATGATCTTGATTCAATTGTTTCAGGCTATATAAGAGGAACATTATTAGATGCCCTTTGCATGTGTGTCATATTAAGTTTAGTTCTGTCTATTATTGGAATTAAATTTGGTATTTTGATAGGTATACTTGCAGGTCTATGCAATTTAATTCCTTACTTTGGCCCAATAGTTGCCTTTGCAGGTACAATAATATTTGGATTATTAAATGCTCAATACAGTCAGGTGATTATTGCTGTTATTGTACTTTCCATTGTACAGCAAATTGATGGAAACATAATTGAACCAAAGCTTGTAGGTAGTAATGTATCACTTAAACCTGTATTTATTCTGATAGCTTTGCTTATAGGAGCAGATATTGCAGGAGTTTTGGGTATGATACTAGCTGTGCCTGTTGCAGCGGTTGTCAAATTAATCTTAACCAGAGTTATAGAGACAAGATTAAAGAAAAAGGAAATGGAGACGTAA
- a CDS encoding inorganic phosphate transporter has protein sequence MTISFAEFLRQLTDNPALLITVILTLCVILVNGWTDAPNAIATCVSTRAMGPRSAVYMAAVFNFLGVLVMTMINANVAETIYNMVDFGGDSHNALVALCAALFAIVVWATAAWYFGIPTSESHALIAGISGAAIALQGGLAGINGGEWIKVIYGLILSTGLGFIMGFITVKIVELIFRRFDRRKTSDFFQGAQICGAAAMAFMHGAQDGQKFMGVFMLGMFLANGQGTVSNFVIPVWLMALCSLVMALGTSIGGYKIIKAVGMDMVKLEQYQGFSADLAAAGCLLISSITGIPVSTTHTKTASIMGIGASKRLSSVNWSIVKDMVLTWVLTFPGCGAVGFLMAKFFIWIF, from the coding sequence ATGACTATTTCTTTCGCTGAATTTCTAAGACAATTAACGGACAATCCTGCCCTGCTTATAACAGTGATATTGACTTTATGCGTAATTTTAGTAAATGGCTGGACTGATGCACCTAATGCTATAGCCACATGTGTTTCAACCAGAGCAATGGGACCACGGTCCGCAGTGTATATGGCAGCTGTATTTAATTTTCTGGGCGTTTTGGTAATGACAATGATAAATGCAAATGTGGCAGAAACCATATATAATATGGTAGATTTCGGGGGAGATTCTCATAATGCACTGGTTGCCCTTTGTGCAGCATTATTTGCAATCGTTGTATGGGCAACAGCAGCATGGTATTTTGGAATACCAACAAGCGAGAGCCATGCCTTAATAGCAGGAATTTCAGGAGCTGCCATTGCTCTTCAGGGAGGTCTTGCTGGTATTAACGGCGGAGAATGGATTAAGGTAATATATGGATTAATACTTTCCACTGGATTAGGATTTATCATGGGCTTTATTACAGTGAAAATCGTAGAACTCATCTTTCGCAGATTTGATCGCAGAAAGACCAGTGATTTTTTTCAAGGAGCTCAGATTTGCGGAGCTGCAGCAATGGCATTTATGCACGGAGCTCAGGATGGCCAAAAGTTTATGGGAGTATTCATGCTGGGAATGTTTTTAGCTAATGGGCAGGGAACTGTCAGCAATTTTGTTATTCCTGTGTGGCTTATGGCTCTTTGTTCCTTAGTTATGGCACTGGGTACCTCTATAGGCGGATATAAAATTATAAAAGCTGTAGGTATGGATATGGTTAAATTAGAGCAATACCAGGGATTTTCGGCAGATTTAGCTGCAGCTGGATGTCTCCTTATTTCTTCAATAACTGGAATACCTGTTAGTACAACACATACTAAAACTGCTTCTATAATGGGAATTGGCGCATCAAAACGACTAAGCTCTGTAAATTGGTCCATAGTTAAAGATATGGTTTTAACCTGGGTTCTTACTTTTCCAGGCTGCGGTGCTGTTGGCTTTTTAATGGCAAAGTTTTTTATTTGGATTTTTTAA
- a CDS encoding DUF47 family protein → MHRKKGNDYFELLSELVDYSCAEAELLHETLSNFDAAELESKKDEMHEIERTADTKEHEMMDKLVKEFITPIDRGDIIELAHRIDDITDAVEDILVKIYMYNIKSMKQEAIEFSNIILKSCKELKSLMNEFHNFKKSQGILKLIININGLEEDGDKLYTTIIRNLYINSRDPVELMTWKDIFEYFERCCDACEDGANVVESVIMKNS, encoded by the coding sequence TTGCATAGAAAAAAAGGAAACGATTATTTTGAACTTTTATCTGAACTGGTAGATTACTCCTGTGCCGAGGCTGAATTGCTGCATGAAACTTTATCAAATTTTGATGCTGCTGAATTAGAAAGTAAAAAGGACGAAATGCATGAAATTGAGCGAACAGCAGATACAAAAGAGCATGAAATGATGGATAAATTAGTTAAAGAATTTATTACACCTATTGATAGGGGAGATATTATTGAGCTGGCTCATAGAATTGATGATATAACAGATGCTGTGGAAGATATTTTAGTTAAAATTTATATGTATAACATTAAATCTATGAAGCAGGAAGCTATAGAGTTTTCAAATATAATTTTAAAGAGCTGTAAAGAATTAAAATCTTTAATGAATGAATTTCATAACTTTAAAAAATCTCAGGGTATACTCAAATTAATAATAAATATAAATGGTTTAGAAGAAGATGGAGACAAGCTATATACCACTATTATAAGAAATTTATATATTAATTCAAGGGATCCTGTTGAATTGATGACATGGAAAGATATTTTCGAGTATTTTGAAAGGTGCTGTGATGCTTGTGAAGACGGTGCAAATGTTGTTGAAAGTGTAATAATGAAAAATTCATAA
- a CDS encoding Cof-type HAD-IIB family hydrolase: MYKLIAMDMDGTLLKDDKTISDKTKISIKKALGSGIKIVLTSGRPIQGIKKYLDELHLTGEDDYVIGLNGAVICRTSDFSVLSRNAVLTGKDLKYIYSKVKNLNAYFHAFTEKEDLVKIRSRFSAADETRLNLKVRTVDFPSGVNDEDEILKVVLEQEKQVIDDIMPQIPKELFQEYSVFRSVDFMIEFMNKNCNKAAGVEKLAKYLGIKKEEIITIGDSVNDIEMIQYGGLGVAMGNAKNEIKSIADFITKSNEDDGVSNVIEKFIFN, encoded by the coding sequence ATGTATAAGCTTATAGCCATGGATATGGATGGCACTTTATTAAAAGATGATAAAACTATTTCAGATAAAACCAAAATCAGCATTAAAAAGGCCTTAGGATCAGGTATAAAAATAGTGCTAACCTCAGGAAGGCCTATTCAGGGAATAAAAAAATATTTAGATGAACTTCATCTTACAGGTGAAGATGATTATGTAATAGGTCTTAATGGAGCAGTAATATGCAGAACCAGCGATTTTTCAGTACTGAGCAGAAATGCTGTATTGACAGGAAAAGATTTAAAGTATATTTATAGTAAAGTTAAAAATTTAAACGCATATTTTCATGCTTTTACTGAAAAAGAAGATTTAGTAAAAATAAGAAGCAGGTTTTCTGCTGCTGATGAAACAAGATTGAATTTAAAAGTCAGGACAGTTGATTTTCCTAGTGGCGTCAATGATGAAGACGAGATACTGAAGGTAGTTTTAGAGCAGGAAAAACAGGTTATAGATGATATAATGCCTCAAATCCCTAAGGAGTTATTTCAGGAGTACAGCGTTTTTAGGAGCGTTGATTTTATGATTGAATTTATGAATAAAAACTGCAATAAGGCAGCAGGAGTTGAGAAGCTTGCAAAGTATTTAGGAATTAAAAAAGAAGAAATAATAACTATAGGTGACTCTGTTAATGATATTGAAATGATACAGTACGGCGGCCTTGGTGTGGCTATGGGAAATGCAAAGAATGAAATTAAAAGCATAGCTGATTTTATTACCAAAAGTAATGAAGATGACGGTGTGTCTAATGTAATTGAAAAATTCATATTTAATTAA
- a CDS encoding IS1182 family transposase, with protein sequence MRKYINSHKNYTLYRGNYQLKLPLNIEYMIPNNDSVRLLSQFVEEMDLTDLYSTYSRIRENQATPRQMLKIVLYSYMNHNYSSRAMELSCKRDVNFMYLLEGSPAPDHSTFARFRSIHFAPCSETIMAEMSNFLYEIGEISGDTIFIDGTKIEACANKYTFVWKKAVSKNLERLLSKLADFVAECEELYGIKLVYENKVKMKHVKKLRKKLYALKKEENIEFVHGCGKRKTPIQRSIEKLEEYLRKLKEYTQKIHTCGKRNSYSKTDKDATFMRMKEDAMKNGQLKPGYNVQNGVDSQYIVWVTVCDKPGDTTTLIPFIKSMENSLYFKYFKIDADSGYESEENYLYIKENGQLSYIKPANYEISKTRKYKHDISRIENMDYTELGDYYTCKNNKKLTVNKIVKRKSKTGYISEKTIYTCEDCSNCVYKSKCIRGHNCKTPLEERVKNLETSKLFNMLRKEDLERIISDDGCELRMNRSIQAEGSFGEIKQDMGFRRYLCKGKKNVLAESILLAMAHNINKLHNKIQLDRTETHLFPLKKGA encoded by the coding sequence ATGAGAAAATACATTAATTCACACAAAAATTATACTTTATATCGTGGAAATTATCAATTAAAACTTCCATTAAATATTGAGTACATGATTCCCAATAATGATTCAGTGCGTTTGCTAAGTCAATTTGTAGAGGAGATGGATTTAACAGATTTATATTCGACTTATTCCCGAATAAGGGAAAATCAGGCTACGCCACGTCAGATGCTGAAGATTGTACTTTACTCCTATATGAATCATAATTATTCATCAAGAGCAATGGAGCTATCCTGCAAAAGAGATGTAAATTTCATGTACCTTTTAGAAGGTTCACCAGCACCAGATCATTCTACTTTTGCAAGATTTCGTAGTATTCATTTTGCCCCGTGCTCAGAAACAATAATGGCTGAAATGTCAAATTTTCTTTATGAGATTGGAGAAATATCAGGAGATACTATATTTATTGATGGTACAAAGATAGAGGCATGTGCTAACAAGTATACTTTCGTCTGGAAAAAAGCAGTTTCAAAAAACCTGGAGAGATTACTTTCTAAATTAGCTGATTTTGTAGCCGAATGTGAGGAATTGTATGGAATAAAGCTTGTATACGAAAACAAAGTAAAAATGAAACATGTAAAAAAGCTACGCAAAAAGCTTTACGCCTTGAAAAAGGAAGAAAATATTGAATTTGTACATGGATGTGGTAAAAGGAAAACTCCTATTCAACGTTCTATTGAAAAACTTGAGGAATACCTTAGAAAGTTAAAAGAATATACACAGAAAATCCATACCTGCGGTAAACGTAATAGCTATTCCAAGACAGATAAAGATGCAACCTTTATGAGGATGAAAGAGGATGCTATGAAAAATGGTCAGTTAAAACCAGGTTACAATGTTCAGAATGGAGTAGATTCCCAATATATAGTATGGGTTACTGTTTGCGATAAGCCTGGGGACACAACAACATTGATTCCATTTATAAAAAGCATGGAGAATTCCTTGTACTTTAAGTATTTTAAAATTGATGCGGATTCAGGTTACGAGAGTGAAGAAAATTATCTTTATATCAAAGAAAATGGACAGCTATCATATATTAAACCAGCAAATTATGAAATATCAAAAACAAGAAAATATAAACATGATATAAGCAGAATAGAAAACATGGATTATACTGAATTGGGCGATTATTATACTTGCAAAAATAATAAGAAACTAACAGTAAATAAAATAGTAAAAAGGAAAAGTAAGACTGGCTATATAAGTGAAAAAACAATCTATACTTGTGAGGACTGCAGTAACTGTGTTTACAAGAGTAAATGCATAAGAGGACATAACTGTAAAACGCCATTAGAAGAAAGGGTTAAAAATCTTGAGACTTCAAAACTATTCAACATGCTTCGCAAAGAGGATCTTGAAAGAATTATAAGTGATGATGGTTGCGAGTTGAGAATGAATCGAAGTATTCAAGCCGAAGGCTCTTTTGGAGAGATAAAACAGGATATGGGATTTCGTAGATATCTATGCAAAGGTAAAAAGAATGTTTTGGCAGAAAGTATTTTGTTAGCAATGGCACATAATATAAATAAGCTACATAATAAAATTCAGTTAGATAGAACTGAAACGCATCTTTTTCCACTTAAAAAAGGTGCATAA
- a CDS encoding PTS sugar transporter subunit IIA produces the protein MENNNNLLHEELVILSYEAKTSKEVLKGLSGILREKGYVKESYTQAIIDREKVFPTGLNTEGVKVAIPHTDAKHVEKPAILVAKLKEPVSFKEMANGVNDVEAKLIFMLAIKNPDEQVKTLSKLMSIFSNRNALLGIYNAASKSEIIKLLSNVLNN, from the coding sequence ATGGAGAATAACAATAACTTGTTACATGAAGAATTAGTTATATTAAGTTATGAAGCAAAAACCAGCAAAGAAGTTCTAAAGGGTTTATCTGGTATACTGAGGGAAAAAGGGTACGTAAAGGAATCATATACTCAGGCCATAATTGATAGAGAAAAAGTTTTCCCTACAGGATTAAATACTGAAGGTGTTAAAGTTGCAATACCTCATACAGATGCAAAACATGTTGAAAAGCCGGCAATTCTTGTAGCAAAACTAAAGGAACCTGTTAGTTTTAAAGAGATGGCTAATGGTGTAAATGATGTGGAAGCTAAATTAATATTTATGCTTGCCATTAAAAACCCTGATGAACAGGTAAAAACATTAAGTAAACTTATGTCCATATTTTCAAATAGAAATGCTTTACTTGGAATATACAATGCAGCTTCAAAGAGTGAAATAATAAAATTATTATCAAATGTGTTAAATAATTAA
- a CDS encoding PTS sugar transporter subunit IIB: MKRIIVACGSGVATSQAVASKISRLLEDDNINAAVDAVDIKSLESVINQCDIYVSIVPTNKDEFKVPVLSGIPFLTGIGMDQEYEKLKELLKK; the protein is encoded by the coding sequence ATGAAAAGAATAATTGTAGCATGTGGATCAGGAGTAGCAACATCTCAGGCTGTTGCCTCAAAAATTTCAAGGTTACTGGAGGATGATAATATAAATGCAGCTGTAGATGCAGTTGACATTAAATCACTTGAAAGTGTTATCAATCAATGTGACATATATGTTTCTATTGTTCCAACAAATAAAGATGAATTTAAAGTTCCTGTGTTAAGCGGAATACCTTTCTTAACGGGAATAGGAATGGATCAGGAATATGAAAAATTAAAAGAGTTATTAAAAAAATAG
- a CDS encoding PTS transporter subunit IIC, with protein sequence MGSVIIHYILNLGAAIFLPVVMIIIGLIMGMKTKKAILAGLTLGVAFTGMNVVLSFMLNSISPAATAFVKNTGIQLNAIDVGWSPLSAIAWAWPYALLLFPIQIIINIVMLVLNWTNCLNVDLWNVWTKILTAVIVSSITNSIVLGLVVAAIQVVFELKSADVTQKQMYELTKIPGIACPHALMLQGIILAPLNRLLDFIPGLKNLKVDARTMKEKIGIFGENSVMGFIVGGLIAAFANYDVKGILNTAMQVSTSLVLFPMVAKLFMQALSPIADAAGDFMKKRFKGREFYIGLDWPVLAGIPELWVAEIVLVPFELVIALIMAKMGVNNVLPLGGIVNICFGAVAVVITGGNLLRMIILGIIVTPVYLGVSSSFAPLITNLARSVHAANIPQGQLITWFGLESPEFRWIMAHGANIINGDIVGFIILIGYLALAVWYFKFMSAKEKALAEKQN encoded by the coding sequence ATGGGTTCAGTAATAATTCACTATATACTAAATTTAGGTGCAGCAATATTTTTACCTGTAGTAATGATAATAATTGGTCTTATTATGGGCATGAAAACAAAGAAAGCAATACTTGCAGGTTTAACATTAGGAGTAGCTTTTACAGGAATGAATGTAGTTTTAAGCTTTATGTTAAATTCCATCAGCCCTGCAGCAACTGCATTTGTTAAGAATACAGGCATTCAGCTTAATGCAATAGATGTTGGTTGGTCACCATTGTCAGCAATAGCATGGGCATGGCCATATGCATTATTATTATTTCCAATTCAAATAATAATAAATATAGTTATGCTGGTATTAAATTGGACAAACTGTCTTAATGTAGATTTATGGAATGTATGGACTAAAATATTAACCGCAGTTATAGTATCATCTATTACAAATAGTATAGTTTTAGGACTTGTAGTGGCAGCTATTCAAGTTGTATTTGAACTTAAAAGTGCAGATGTTACTCAAAAACAAATGTACGAACTCACTAAGATACCAGGAATAGCATGTCCACATGCCTTAATGCTTCAAGGAATAATTCTTGCACCTTTAAACAGGCTCCTGGATTTTATTCCTGGGTTAAAGAATTTAAAAGTTGATGCTCGTACAATGAAGGAAAAGATAGGTATATTCGGTGAAAACAGCGTAATGGGATTTATTGTTGGTGGTCTAATAGCAGCATTTGCAAATTATGATGTAAAAGGGATATTAAATACTGCTATGCAGGTATCCACTTCCTTAGTATTGTTTCCAATGGTTGCAAAATTATTTATGCAGGCACTATCTCCAATTGCTGATGCAGCAGGAGACTTCATGAAGAAAAGATTTAAAGGAAGAGAATTTTATATTGGACTTGACTGGCCAGTTTTAGCAGGTATTCCTGAATTATGGGTGGCAGAAATAGTTTTAGTACCTTTTGAATTAGTTATTGCACTTATAATGGCAAAAATGGGAGTAAATAATGTATTACCTTTAGGAGGAATAGTAAATATTTGTTTTGGTGCTGTAGCGGTAGTAATAACCGGAGGCAATCTACTTAGAATGATAATACTTGGCATTATAGTAACTCCTGTATATTTAGGCGTTTCATCAAGTTTTGCCCCATTGATCACTAACCTTGCACGTTCAGTACATGCGGCTAATATCCCACAGGGTCAGCTGATTACATGGTTCGGATTAGAATCACCAGAGTTTAGATGGATAATGGCACATGGTGCTAATATAATAAATGGAGATATAGTTGGATTTATTATTTTGATAGGTTATTTGGCATTAGCTGTTTGGTACTTTAAATTTATGTCAGCAAAAGAAAAAGCATTAGCAGAAAAACAAAATTAG
- a CDS encoding class II aldolase/adducin family protein, with protein sequence MLENLKKQVVAVAQEADRKGLCKHGSGNFSIRDKETGYVLVTPTGVPREELTYHDICVVDMNGNVIEIETDVKPTSEVFMHLEAYKCRPEVISVVHTHSRFATTFAVLNKEIPPMVYEAMVYGGVVKVAPYGRPGTKELAESIIEPLKHGDACLLEQHGVVTVDSSDIKKALLKAFYVEEVAEIYYGALVINGGKEPKVIPASEFTAWKYPKDVKINK encoded by the coding sequence ATGTTAGAAAATTTAAAAAAACAAGTTGTTGCAGTTGCTCAGGAAGCAGATAGAAAAGGGCTATGCAAGCATGGTTCAGGTAATTTCAGCATTAGAGATAAAGAAACAGGATATGTTCTTGTAACACCTACTGGAGTACCAAGGGAGGAATTAACTTATCATGATATATGTGTTGTAGATATGAATGGTAATGTAATTGAAATTGAAACTGATGTTAAACCTACCAGTGAAGTATTTATGCATTTAGAAGCTTATAAATGTAGACCAGAAGTAATATCAGTAGTACACACACACTCACGCTTTGCAACTACTTTTGCCGTATTAAATAAAGAAATACCTCCTATGGTATATGAAGCAATGGTTTATGGCGGTGTAGTTAAAGTTGCACCTTATGGAAGACCAGGAACAAAGGAATTAGCTGAAAGCATTATAGAACCATTAAAGCATGGTGATGCCTGCTTACTTGAACAGCATGGAGTTGTTACAGTAGATAGCAGTGATATAAAAAAGGCTCTTCTTAAGGCGTTTTATGTTGAAGAGGTGGCTGAAATTTATTACGGAGCACTTGTTATTAATGGAGGAAAAGAGCCAAAGGTAATACCTGCTAGTGAGTTTACAGCATGGAAATATCCTAAGGATGTAAAGATAAATAAATAG
- a CDS encoding sigma-54-dependent transcriptional regulator, with product MKNIDLINNYIENSCSIDNIKENVDKSIGVDALEIEEKLGIVRNNASTFLNELWKDGKLIKIEGRPVRFVSARNFSKYIKSGEAKITSDDLIKIISSEKNSELKEDPFNLLVGYNASIKSQINQAKAAIMYPPNGLHTLILGESGVGKTTFANSMYNYALINKKKSAKDFPFVSFNCSDYFNNPQLLLPQLFGHVKGAFTGADSEKCGLVEKADGGILFLDEIHRLPPDGQEMLFSLIDRGEYHRLGETQNTKKSNVLIIAATTENPDNVLLTTFLRRIPVVIKLPSLKERDIGERIEIIEKLFYEESIRLKMPLKISSRVLKCLSVYEFKGNIGQLNSEVKLLCAKTFLQHLQNNVSLRVEFNMLSKDIKEYAFNNKVDDKL from the coding sequence ATGAAGAATATTGATTTAATAAATAATTATATAGAAAATAGCTGTAGTATTGATAATATAAAAGAAAATGTAGACAAATCTATAGGCGTAGATGCATTAGAAATTGAAGAAAAACTGGGTATAGTAAGGAATAATGCCAGTACATTTTTAAATGAGCTGTGGAAAGATGGAAAATTAATAAAAATTGAAGGAAGACCAGTAAGGTTTGTAAGTGCCAGGAATTTTAGCAAATACATTAAAAGTGGTGAAGCCAAAATAACCTCAGATGATTTAATAAAAATTATTTCAAGCGAAAAAAACAGTGAATTAAAGGAAGATCCTTTTAATTTACTAGTGGGATATAATGCAAGTATTAAAAGCCAGATAAATCAGGCAAAAGCAGCCATTATGTATCCTCCTAACGGTCTTCACACATTAATATTGGGAGAAAGCGGTGTTGGTAAAACAACTTTTGCTAATTCAATGTATAACTATGCATTAATCAATAAAAAGAAATCAGCTAAGGATTTTCCATTTGTTTCTTTTAATTGTTCGGATTATTTTAACAATCCTCAGCTGCTGCTTCCGCAATTATTTGGTCATGTTAAAGGTGCTTTTACTGGTGCAGATTCTGAAAAATGTGGTCTTGTGGAAAAGGCAGATGGAGGCATATTATTCTTGGATGAAATTCATAGACTTCCTCCTGATGGCCAGGAAATGCTGTTTTCCCTTATTGACAGGGGAGAATACCATCGACTGGGTGAAACTCAGAATACAAAAAAGAGTAATGTTTTGATTATTGCAGCTACTACAGAAAATCCAGACAATGTTCTTTTGACTACTTTTCTTAGAAGAATACCAGTAGTAATAAAACTTCCTTCATTAAAGGAAAGGGATATTGGAGAGCGCATAGAGATAATTGAAAAACTATTTTATGAGGAATCCATAAGACTTAAAATGCCTTTAAAAATCTCTTCCAGGGTACTTAAGTGTTTATCTGTATATGAGTTTAAAGGGAACATAGGACAATTAAATTCAGAAGTGAAATTGTTATGTGCTAAAACCTTTTTACAGCATCTTCAAAATAATGTATCATTAAGGGTAGAATTTAATATGCTGTCTAAAGATATAAAGGAATACGCATTTAATAACAAAGTAGATGATAAGCTATAG